A genome region from Anastrepha ludens isolate Willacy chromosome 3, idAnaLude1.1, whole genome shotgun sequence includes the following:
- the LOC128858818 gene encoding uncharacterized protein LOC128858818, with protein sequence MMSLQIYWDRHKDVTLDDEQRNVLIRDIPQKSLSRICDYMVEHSFKPNRLYAQLKLHELPNVEEYYRRYVMHVLRDECSIMVIDEKTNEIFGVALVKLMTKEWRSWTIWLQVLDTSTLFSEFMLLRRMHLLKFYEEHPDRDCNSLHLFEYYMRSELKADAVFMRKFFNAIFEVARHLLMPHVTFVGTTLEEQLQAEAAGFHALSHLIYSLLENQGVRAFQSLRDIDEMYMVLYEREIEPITPFYRLPPPHVYDEEDRLKHEKRSEIEEEADTSSKRLDMDNKRQSATNLAVK encoded by the coding sequence ATGATGTCTCTGCAAATCTATTGGGACAGACACAAAGACGTGACGCTCGACGATGAGCAACGCAATGTTTTAATTCGTGATATACCGCAAAAGTCATTGTCACGCATTTGTGATTATATGGTGGAGCATTCCTTTAAGCCCAACCGTCTCTATGCACAGCTAAAACTTCACGAACTACCCAATGTGGAGGAGTATTATCGGCGTTACGTGATGCATGTGCTGCGCGATGAATGCAGCATTATGGTGATCGACGAAAAGACCAACGAGATATTCGGCGTGGCGCTCGTCAAATTGATGACGAAAGAATGGCGTTCCTGGACCATATGGCTGCAGGTGCTCGACACGTCCACACTCTTCAGCGAATTTATGCTGCTGCGCCGCATGCACTTGCTCAAGTTCTATGAGGAACATCCAGATCGCGATTGCAATAGCCTGCATCTATTCGAGTATTATATGCGATCCGAGCTAAAAGCGGATGCTGTCTTCATGCGGAAATTTTTCAATGCCATTTTTGAAGTGGCACGCCATTTGTTGATGCCGCATGTCACCTTTGTTGGCACTACATTGGAGGAGCAGCTACAAGCGGAGGCAGCCGGTTTTCATGCGCTCTCTCACCTCATATATTCGCTGTTGGAGAATCAGGGTGTGCGCGCATTTCAGTCGTTGCGCGATATTGACGAAATGTATATGGTGTTGTACGAGCGTGAAATAGAGCCGATAACGCCCTTCTACCGCTTGCCGCCACCGCATGTATACGACGAAGAGGATCGGCTGAAGCACGAGAAACGTTCAGAGATAGAAGAGGAGGCGGATACCAGTAGTAAAAGACTGGACATGGATAACAAAAGGCAGTCTGCTACTAACCTAGCAGTAAAGTAA